CATAAATACAAACACTTTCCGTTTCCTggtaacaaaaacaaaaataaatgccAAAACTAACTTGAAATGTAAAAAGCAGTAGCAAAAGAGAGATGGTTTATCATCAATCTTTATTCTTGTTCTACTTGAATAACAAATATGAGAACCATGAACGGAAAGCTTATTTCTCCTCCTTCACAAAACTTCATTCTTGTTCTACTTGGATAACAAATTTATCATTACTTTCTATTCATCATATCTTCTCCTTCTTGACAACTTTCAAAAGCTTATTTCTCCTCCTTAACAACTTTCAATACATTTTGTTGGCAATCATCAATCACAATTGAAAAAGACAACAACTCAGTAATAGTTAACGGAACCAAATCAGATGTAACATGTCAATTGAATAAAAAGTGCGAAAAATACCTTTTGATATGAGAAGGTTGAACTTCATACTTGCAGAAAAAGGATGGCAAAAACACATTTTGAATATGTGATGAAATCAGCAATAAGAAGGTTTATTTATAgtaaatgattttgaaaatcaCATTTAATGGGGGACAACCAAATCAAATTATAGGGAAATCAATGCAATTAATAAATTTGTGAGAATTGTTgtggctgtgacacttgtcagtcAGTGAGGGGGTGGGATGAGAGTGCACCGGTTATAAAATTAGGATCGATGATTTGAATAAGCAAAGAACATGAGGTGTACCCATCTTGGTCAAGCTCTATTGTTATCCTCTTCTGTTTAGTACCATCTTTTTCGAACTCTTGTTCTCCACTTGCTCCCGTGATAATTCCAATTACATCTGgtgaaaaaaagtaaaaaaaaaaaaagtaagaaaaattAATAACTATTATTGAAGAAATCAAGAGGCTACGGAAGATGTAATACCTATAAGAAATGATGTATCAAGGTCCTTATAAATTATGTCTGCAAGTGGAACAAAAGAATACGGCATTATGTTGATAGCCTTGTTAGGTAGCAGGCGTACATAAGtctgaatatcaaagttgatcttgaatggatgCTCGGTTGAGCGAAAATCACGTCCGCTTTCGCCAACACCGAAGTAGGAAATCCGGTATACTTTTTTTCAGTTAGCAAAGACTGAAATCGATAAATCAAAGTCTTTCTAACAGTAGCATGAATCttgcagtcctgaaattttaaaaataaacaaactaagaaatttATGAATGCATtcaaaaaaatacattaaaacTGATTGATTCAAAAAAACACTAAActataccttgtcatccatcaGTATCATATCCATTGAAAAGGGTAGCTTTGAGCCATATAGGCTCGGACTTAGCCATAGATGATTGACCTTCGCAACAATTGTCGAGGTTTCTTTGGAGGCATCTATCTTGGCCAGATCGTCGATTCTTGAAGCCATTAGAAAAAAGGTTAATTTGAAATATGCAAGGAATGATGGAAGATGCTGGGAATGATGGAGGAGAAATGTCACATGAGGAGGTATATATAGTCTGAAAGTAGGGTTCACTATTTGAATTTTTTCCCAATAATTGATCAGTAATAATGCAGCGGTCAACAATTTTCCTTATATACATTTAATTCCATTCACACAAACCAGTAATAAATGCTTTTAGaatatgttataatttatgtcaatttcgaattttttttccatgataGTGCTAAATCAATCAATATTCGGCCTTGATTTACTCTAATTAACCTTTCTTCATTGGCATTTGTTGAATAGTCATAATcaataaaattgatttggaaaattataattaataaaaaaacagaCTAATTTCGTTTGCTTCTGTATACATTAATTATGTTCCTAACATTCAGCGAAATAATTACGTTCCATAACCAATCtgatttattatatttaatgcttgacttttatttcatttaaaatatatagtattttaattgaaataaatGTATTCATAGGCAGATTAGAATGGTTGTTTGTACGGCTTGACTTTTCATTCATTACACGTGTTCCTCAAATTAAGTCAATATTATTAAGATGATTAAAACTTTCAGCCATTGTAAATTGTCAAAGCACGGCTGTATgttcctttttaaaaaaattaatatcaggGTTGTTACAATATTCAAACAGGAATTATTCTATgggtttgtttttaattatttgattATAACTGTCTTAATTCTCCAATATTTACCTAcagatttgaataaaaaaacataatagaaTTTTTCATGGAATATTCTTTTTCACATTAGGTGCATGGATTATAGCTTGGAGAGGCCATTTAATCGGTGACAATTTAATAGGTGACAAATTAGAGGGACATTGATTTGTATAATTAATGTGTGAAAGTCTCTCTGgttgtgacacttgtcagccagagagaGGGGTGAGAGGAAAATCATTCTGAAAATGCCACGTGTTTAATTCTTTTGGATAAAGATTCtcttttataaagtatatagatataagGATTGAAATTGTGCAACTGCAATATAGAATGTAATGAGAATAAAAGCACCAAAAGTTAAGAGTAAAAAGTGAACTAAAATTAAGTAATTGAAAATAAGAGAACTAAAATCCCTCAAAAGTAAAAATAAGTgaaccaaaaatgcatttaacCATaagttttatattaatttttgtgAATAAACATATGATCAATCACTCCTTGGTGCAATCTGTGGGTTTAAAAGTGACAATTTTCTTCTGGAGGTCGTAGCCAATTAAGAAGTTCTGCTGCGCCAAGTTCCCAAAGGTAGCACCAATATCAGATGCAGTAAAAGCCAAGCAATTAATTCCATCACTAACTTCAACAAAAGTATTTAGAGAATTCAGCTGAAGATCTGCACCTTTAAAATGTGCAGTGACTTTCACAAACTCCAATTGTTTCAATGTAGCTTTGTAGCAAAGGCTTAACACTTTGTTAGGATCTTGAACACGCTCCAATTTAACCGCATCCGCCACAGCCGATTCCAACCGAGAATAATCATCGGGCGGAAGAAGGGTCAGCACCGTGCCTGTGTCAATTATGATATTGCCCTCATCGCCGCCCGAAGAGGAGTTTCCAAACTCTACTCTCTTGTCACCCACACTAAATGCTTCCAAATTAAAGTAGTAAAATATTTTGTCACTACCAGGAACTATGGGAACATTGACAGACCCATTACCTGAAATCACAACATCATCTCCAAAATTGAGTTTGCTTGAGACGTTCGAGTTTGAAAAAATCGGTACCAAACAATAAGAGAAGCCATGAATTGAAGAGCCCAATTGAGATATAAGGGACACAGGCCCAACTCCAATTCCAACTACACCAGAGGTTTCCTTCTCAAACCCTGCATTGTTATGCCCACATCCTATCACTGTTCTTGGAAATGAGATAAGAGAGCCATTGGTGGAGTCCAAAGTTAGAGTATCCACACCGATATCTCCTTTTGTGTATGTCCCATCAGCATATGTAATATTATATTCACACGTAGTTTTTTCACAATAGGTATCACTGAAAGACTTACATAACTCAGAAGCGCAAGGAATGCTTGTGTATGTTGTGGATTTTGAAGGATCAAATATTGGTGATGTGGTTTGATTGTAACATTTTTCACAAGGGTTGCACTGCAACCAAACAACTTCACTTCCCGTATCGAAATCGCCAAAGACCTTAACCAGTGGCGTGCCAATGGAATAACTCATGATGTATTCGCCAACGCTATCTGGGCTTACAGATGATTCAGGTATGTTTATAGGGGCGTAATTAGCCTTATTGAAACGTTTGGCCGCACGGCCGATGGAGCGTCGCATGGAATTTGCCACCTTTTGGAATTGAGATTCTGAGGGACGATGCAATGGCGATTTCAAAGAGTCACGGTGGACGAGTTCGACGCTAAATCCATTGTTTAGAGAATGAGCGTGAGAGGTGATACAATAAAGGCAGAGCAAAAGGGTAAGAACTGAACAAGGTGTCATTGTTGCTACTTGCTACCATGATACGCGCAGGTTCTTGGTTTTTTTATAAGGAGTGAAAGTGTCGGCAGAATTGTGTAGAATGAGATTGTAAAACAAAAATGGGAAAAACATAATAGGCTGAAAATTTGTGATTgctaaatattttatttcaacatatataaaaaatatatgttaAAACAAAACATTGAACAATCACATATGTAAgcgttttgatttgatttgcaCGAGGTATACTCTTGATTATttggttacaggaggaaaaGAGGTGTACTCTTGATCTGAGATTATATTTGAAGCAGAACaattatttacaaaatcaattaTCTTTGAATGTTTGgcatattaaatatttttggcTATTATCTAGAATTTAATTTTTGGGATTGAACGttacacacacaaaaaaaaaaagaatgaaaagaaTTCGAAGATTTGTTCAAATATgagtaaagaaaaatatttttatttcattctAAAAAACAATCCTACAGTTTCTAAAATTTATCTTTACAccattatatgaaaataaagatttgtTCTCTCAaacttaattataaaaaaaagttaattataaGAAACTTCagttaactaaaaaaaattgtcaacacgtttactaaattttaaaaaataattgaagtATATATGGCCATATGTAATTTACCTTGGTTATTGGGCTTTGTATAAGCACTTAAGCACATAACATTTTAAGTTGTATTTGTGGACGTTGTGATGATTCTTTATGATGGATATGCTAACATGTATAATCAttacaataaatatatatatatatatatatatatatatatatattttgtaagGGACGACTACCTGAGTAAGGAGTATGCCATTGTGATAGACTGTTTTGTAAGACTGCTCTTCCGTGGAAGTTGTCCgaccattttttatttataaaataattaattctaagatatattataaatactttttatatatttaatttaaaaatactcGACCTTAACCTCAGTCCCCTTTGGTGGCCACCGCACCGCCCTGTGCGCGGCGGCAACCCTTCGTTCCTTGCCTTCGTTTTATGCTTTCcc
This portion of the Lotus japonicus ecotype B-129 chromosome 3, LjGifu_v1.2 genome encodes:
- the LOC130744573 gene encoding aspartic proteinase CDR1-like; amino-acid sequence: MTPCSVLTLLLCLYCITSHAHSLNNGFSVELVHRDSLKSPLHRPSESQFQKVANSMRRSIGRAAKRFNKANYAPINIPESSVSPDSVGEYIMSYSIGTPLVKVFGDFDTGSEVVWLQCNPCEKCYNQTTSPIFDPSKSTTYTSIPCASELCKSFSDTYCEKTTCEYNITYADGTYTKGDIGVDTLTLDSTNGSLISFPRTVIGCGHNNAGFEKETSGVVGIGVGPVSLISQLGSSIHGFSYCLVPIFSNSNVSSKLNFGDDVVISGNGSVNVPIVPGSDKIFYYFNLEAFSVGDKRVEFGNSSSGGDEGNIIIDTGTVLTLLPPDDYSRLESAVADAVKLERVQDPNKVLSLCYKATLKQLEFVKVTAHFKGADLQLNSLNTFVEVSDGINCLAFTASDIGATFGNLAQQNFLIGYDLQKKIVTFKPTDCTKE